In one Dermacentor variabilis isolate Ectoservices chromosome 4, ASM5094787v1, whole genome shotgun sequence genomic region, the following are encoded:
- the LOC142578539 gene encoding uncharacterized protein LOC142578539, which yields MRPKLFLRYVDDCFCIIPRRHAAHFLEHLNSSKPGIQFTAEEENNGRIPFLDVLVERTSSGLRTSVYRKPTHKGKYLSFDSAHPIGQKRSVAAALFSRTFRVCSSPTKRRQELQVIKRDLLNNGYPRQLLRTQEREAPP from the coding sequence ATGCGGCCAAAGCTATTTCTAAGATACGTGGACGACTGCTTCTGCATTATCCCTCGCCGGCACGCAGCACATTTCCTCGAGCACCTAAATTCCTCTAAGCCGGGTATACAGTTCACGGCTGAAGAGGAAaacaacgggcgaattcccttcCTGGATGTCCTCGTTGAGAGGACTTCAAGCGGCTTGAGGACTAGTGTCTACAGAAAGCCAACGCACAAGGGAAAGTACCTGAGCTTCGACTCGGCGCACCCAATTGGGCAAAAGCGATCCGTCGCAGCAGCACTCTTCTCCCGGACATTCCGCGTCTGCTCCAGCCCCACGAAACGTAGGCAAGAGCTACAGGTTATAAAAAGGGACCTGTTGAACAATGGCTACCCTCGACAACTGCTCAGAACGCAGGAGCGCGAAGCCCCGCCGTGA